In Methylomagnum ishizawai, one DNA window encodes the following:
- a CDS encoding DUF6946 family protein, protein MDIVDNQGKRIDSLAAWAKLYQSPRSAQQWKEHRSAYSMAEFILHRDGASTLRARIADALGEAVEFDKAIPEREIRFDAFGRGRMHDLGIYGRTGSGKSLFVGVEAKVDEPFGALVREAYLTAKARQIAGESTNAPERIEQLLKLHFPAPDPSVFEVRYQLLYATAGTLAAGTDISVLYIVVFKTPLYSEIISAENYRDYVDFMAKAGASPLKLSSKEAQGHKLLLGGKELVCLHEHFDLRG, encoded by the coding sequence ATGGACATCGTCGATAACCAAGGCAAACGGATCGATTCATTGGCCGCTTGGGCCAAGCTCTACCAATCCCCACGCTCGGCGCAGCAATGGAAAGAACACCGCAGCGCCTACTCGATGGCGGAATTCATCCTCCATCGGGATGGGGCCAGCACCCTGCGGGCCAGGATTGCCGATGCGTTGGGGGAAGCGGTGGAGTTTGACAAAGCCATCCCCGAGCGGGAAATCCGTTTCGACGCGTTCGGGCGGGGTCGGATGCACGATCTGGGGATTTACGGGCGGACGGGATCGGGGAAATCCCTCTTCGTGGGGGTGGAGGCCAAGGTCGATGAACCCTTTGGTGCGTTGGTCCGGGAAGCATACCTTACCGCGAAAGCCCGACAAATCGCCGGTGAATCGACCAATGCTCCCGAGAGAATAGAACAACTGCTCAAGCTCCATTTCCCGGCCCCCGACCCATCGGTATTCGAGGTCCGTTATCAACTCCTCTATGCCACCGCCGGCACCTTGGCTGCGGGCACGGATATTTCCGTGCTATACATCGTCGTGTTCAAAACCCCGTTGTACAGCGAAATCATCAGCGCCGAGAATTACCGGGATTATGTCGATTTCATGGCCAAGGCCGGGGCCAGTCCGCTCAAGCTGTCCAGCAAGGAAGCGCAGGGACATAAGCTCCTCTTGGGCGGCAAGGAATTGGTGTGCTTGCATGAGCATTTCGATCTGCGTGGTTAG
- a CDS encoding tail fiber domain-containing protein: MNQNVSDIHPNESALADHPAPLSAEDRRDFLKRAGRYAVGAPAAVLLLQAASIPARADAYGPPVSTTLNVPSDRRLKADIVREGTLPNGVALYSFRYTWSQQRFVGVMADEIEAVKPQAVSIHRTGYKMVDYSAVLN, translated from the coding sequence ATGAACCAGAACGTATCAGATATACATCCGAATGAATCGGCTCTCGCTGACCATCCAGCCCCCCTCAGTGCGGAGGATCGGCGTGACTTCCTCAAGCGTGCTGGCCGCTATGCGGTGGGCGCACCGGCAGCCGTATTGCTGCTCCAAGCCGCGAGCATCCCTGCCAGGGCCGATGCCTACGGCCCGCCCGTGTCGACGACCCTCAATGTACCGAGCGACCGCCGCCTGAAGGCCGACATCGTGCGCGAAGGCACGTTGCCGAACGGCGTGGCGCTCTACTCGTTCCGCTATACCTGGAGCCAGCAGCGCTTCGTGGGCGTGATGGCGGACGAGATCGAGGCCGTCAAGCCCCAGGCCGTGTCGATCCATCGGACCGGCTACAAGATGGTCGACTATTCGGCTGTGCTCAACTGA
- a CDS encoding cupin domain-containing protein: MNKLIVGLSTLAGMAVWLVGPALADGAEGGAPKPSRQALFNRDVDLPSAQIQTHVVRVTFPAGAKSPTHTHPGPGPRYVIKGKLKVVDGGETKIYSAGDVFWESGHEMTVENVAGDESQMIFFEMAPRD; the protein is encoded by the coding sequence ATGAACAAGCTTATTGTGGGATTATCCACCCTGGCCGGGATGGCGGTGTGGCTGGTGGGTCCGGCGCTCGCGGACGGGGCGGAAGGCGGGGCGCCCAAGCCCTCGCGCCAAGCCCTGTTCAACCGGGATGTCGATCTGCCCTCGGCCCAGATTCAAACCCATGTGGTCCGGGTGACTTTCCCCGCCGGGGCCAAATCGCCCACCCACACCCATCCGGGGCCGGGGCCGCGCTATGTCATCAAGGGCAAGCTCAAGGTGGTGGACGGCGGCGAGACCAAGATTTACTCGGCGGGCGATGTGTTCTGGGAAAGCGGCCACGAGATGACCGTCGAGAACGTCGCGGGCGATGAGTCGCAGATGATTTTCTTCGAGATGGCCCCCCGCGATTGA
- a CDS encoding PqqD family peptide modification chaperone: protein MSYPHLFVNITSYRDRECQWTVRDLFLKAKHPERIFVGICWQTIPELDADCFSIESNPSQVRTVHFHVDEAEGLGWARQQAQSLWRGEPYCLQIDSHMRFVQDWDQAMVDMLAACDSDEPVLTGYPPGYIPPDRLIERERATVQYIKGFMPNGLLELSCAEPPPDVVVERPMPTAACAGGFIFGPSRILWDVPADPEIYFNGEEQNLAVRLWTAGFDLFSPSRTLIYHYYGRKESARHWNDAAAWSERHRHTLRRMRALCHPAASTPGEVAALGRYGLGSRRSLADYQAFSGVDFAGRTIADYARVFPFVRRAADNPSATLPAEDLMPVAHTHFFVLGDDGLLFYERAGEFYQLNDSAAFVWCARQEGYSWSRIADEQAAARQVPPETAIREIADLAAHWLGQGLLRRAGENPAPVPGSRRRGPCFDGDHFDFVSHTYELLGLRMRVRYGDRELEQRIHPVLAHLRVEATGSAMETYTVARILDHVYLFHGEKMLHCGENPAALAPPLKFQLFDRAIGRQDFRVQIHAGAVECHACLVLLPGQAGNGKTMLTARLVAAGGTYFSDEVVLFERGRRAIRPLPTSLCVKSKGLALLEPYFPGLAELPVHIREDGLEVRYLPPPPASLPPPGHSAEARLLVFRRYVAGAPQSLRKLSSAEAFGLLMQNCVAIPQPLELLDAMALVGLIKRLDCYELTGSDLDQEAETVLNLCRDIGGGAAVAESPGTIAPAPFL, encoded by the coding sequence ATGTCGTATCCACACCTCTTCGTTAATATCACCAGTTACCGCGACCGCGAATGCCAATGGACCGTGCGCGACCTATTCCTCAAGGCCAAGCACCCGGAACGGATATTCGTCGGCATCTGCTGGCAAACGATTCCCGAACTCGACGCGGACTGCTTCAGTATAGAGAGCAATCCCTCGCAAGTGCGTACGGTTCATTTCCATGTCGACGAGGCGGAGGGACTGGGGTGGGCCCGCCAGCAAGCGCAGAGCCTGTGGCGGGGTGAGCCGTATTGCCTACAGATCGATAGCCATATGCGCTTCGTCCAGGATTGGGATCAGGCGATGGTGGATATGCTCGCGGCCTGTGACTCGGATGAGCCGGTATTGACCGGCTATCCGCCGGGCTATATTCCGCCCGACCGGCTGATCGAGCGCGAGCGGGCCACGGTCCAATACATCAAGGGTTTCATGCCCAACGGCCTGCTCGAATTGTCCTGTGCCGAGCCGCCGCCCGACGTGGTGGTCGAACGGCCCATGCCGACGGCGGCCTGCGCCGGCGGTTTCATTTTCGGGCCTTCGCGCATCTTGTGGGACGTGCCGGCCGACCCGGAAATCTATTTCAACGGTGAGGAGCAGAATCTGGCCGTCCGGCTCTGGACCGCGGGCTTCGACCTGTTTTCGCCTTCGCGCACGCTCATTTACCACTATTACGGACGCAAAGAGAGCGCGCGCCATTGGAACGACGCGGCCGCGTGGAGCGAGCGCCATCGACACACGCTGCGGCGTATGCGGGCCTTGTGCCATCCCGCGGCGAGTACGCCTGGGGAAGTGGCGGCGCTCGGACGATACGGTCTCGGCTCACGCCGCAGCTTGGCCGATTACCAAGCCTTCAGCGGTGTTGACTTCGCCGGGCGCACCATCGCCGATTATGCGCGGGTGTTTCCCTTCGTCCGCCGGGCGGCGGACAACCCGTCGGCCACCTTGCCCGCCGAAGACCTGATGCCGGTAGCGCACACCCATTTCTTCGTGCTTGGCGACGATGGGCTGTTGTTCTATGAGCGGGCTGGCGAGTTCTATCAGCTCAACGACTCCGCCGCGTTTGTCTGGTGTGCCCGGCAGGAAGGGTATTCCTGGTCGCGCATCGCCGACGAGCAAGCCGCCGCGCGTCAGGTGCCGCCGGAAACCGCGATCCGGGAGATCGCGGACCTGGCCGCGCACTGGCTGGGCCAGGGCTTGCTCCGCCGGGCCGGTGAAAACCCGGCCCCCGTGCCGGGGTCGCGCCGCCGCGGACCCTGCTTCGATGGCGATCATTTCGACTTCGTCTCGCATACCTACGAACTGCTCGGATTGCGGATGCGGGTCCGCTACGGCGACCGCGAACTCGAACAACGCATCCACCCGGTACTGGCACATCTGCGGGTGGAGGCCACCGGATCGGCCATGGAGACCTACACCGTGGCCCGCATCCTCGATCACGTGTATCTTTTCCATGGCGAGAAAATGCTGCATTGCGGCGAGAACCCCGCCGCGCTCGCGCCCCCGCTGAAATTCCAATTGTTCGACCGCGCCATCGGACGGCAGGACTTCAGGGTGCAAATCCACGCGGGCGCGGTCGAGTGCCACGCTTGCCTAGTGCTGCTGCCGGGCCAGGCAGGCAATGGCAAGACGATGCTGACCGCGCGACTGGTGGCGGCTGGCGGCACTTATTTCTCCGACGAAGTCGTCCTGTTCGAACGTGGTCGCCGTGCAATCAGGCCGCTGCCGACCAGTTTGTGCGTCAAATCCAAGGGACTCGCCCTGCTTGAACCGTATTTTCCGGGTTTGGCCGAATTGCCCGTGCATATCCGCGAAGATGGCCTTGAAGTGCGGTATCTGCCACCGCCGCCCGCGAGCCTGCCGCCGCCGGGCCACAGCGCGGAGGCCAGATTGTTGGTGTTCCGGCGTTATGTGGCCGGCGCTCCGCAATCGTTGCGCAAGCTGTCGTCCGCCGAGGCGTTCGGCTTGCTCATGCAGAACTGTGTCGCGATCCCGCAGCCGCTCGAACTGCTGGATGCGATGGCTCTGGTGGGATTGATCAAGCGCCTCGACTGTTATGAACTGACCGGCAGCGATCTCGACCAAGAGGCCGAAACCGTGCTGAACCTGTGCCGCGATATCGGCGGCGGTGCGGCTGTCGCTGAAAGCCCCGGCACCATTGCCCCGGCCCCGTTCCTTTGA
- a CDS encoding cytochrome-c peroxidase — MNPASVPVLCLALGAALSPAVHSLPSKAELGRQLFFDANLSEPAGQACADCHDPFRGFSDQDRGSPTSAGAVPGRAGPRNALTAMYADYSPAFHFDARAGLYYGGLFWDGRAASLEAQTKGPLLNPLEMNNPDIATLIGKVRAAPYAPLFAQVFGPDALDDPATAYDHLAAAIAEFERGPKLNRFASKYDAYLAGRVKLTRQEAQGLALFEAPEKGGCASCHLSRSAPDAAPPLFTDFSYHNIGVPKNPNNPFYALPPEFNPEGAAFVDLGLGGVLDQPTEYGKFKVPTLRNLARTAPYMHNGYFRTLRGVVDFYNSRDRKPACPKPLLGESAALRRGCWPVPETSANLNTAQVGHLGLRDTEIDAIVAFLLTLTDGYQP, encoded by the coding sequence ATGAACCCCGCCTCCGTACCCGTCCTTTGCCTAGCGCTCGGCGCGGCCCTGTCCCCCGCCGTCCATTCCCTGCCGTCCAAGGCCGAACTCGGCAGGCAACTCTTCTTCGACGCCAACCTCTCGGAACCCGCCGGGCAAGCCTGCGCCGATTGCCACGACCCGTTCCGTGGCTTCAGCGACCAGGACCGCGGTTCGCCCACTTCCGCCGGGGCTGTACCGGGCCGGGCCGGCCCGCGCAACGCTTTGACCGCGATGTATGCCGATTACAGTCCGGCGTTCCATTTCGACGCCAGGGCGGGCCTGTATTACGGCGGACTGTTCTGGGATGGCCGGGCCGCCAGCCTGGAAGCACAAACCAAGGGTCCGCTCCTGAACCCCCTGGAAATGAACAACCCCGACATCGCCACGTTGATCGGCAAGGTCCGCGCGGCCCCCTACGCGCCCTTGTTCGCCCAGGTGTTCGGCCCCGACGCACTGGACGACCCGGCCACGGCCTACGACCATCTGGCGGCGGCCATCGCCGAATTCGAGCGCGGCCCCAAGCTCAACCGCTTTGCCTCGAAATACGACGCCTATCTGGCCGGGCGGGTCAAACTGACCCGGCAGGAGGCCCAGGGCTTGGCCTTGTTCGAGGCACCGGAAAAAGGCGGCTGCGCTTCCTGCCATCTGAGCCGGTCCGCTCCCGACGCTGCGCCGCCCTTGTTCACCGACTTCAGCTACCACAACATCGGCGTGCCCAAGAACCCCAACAACCCGTTCTACGCCCTGCCCCCGGAATTCAATCCAGAGGGTGCGGCGTTCGTGGACCTGGGGCTGGGTGGAGTGCTGGACCAGCCGACGGAATACGGTAAATTCAAGGTGCCCACCCTGCGCAATCTCGCCCGGACCGCGCCCTATATGCACAACGGTTATTTCAGGACTTTGCGCGGCGTGGTGGATTTCTACAACAGCCGGGACCGCAAGCCCGCCTGCCCCAAGCCCCTGCTCGGGGAAAGCGCCGCCCTGCGCCGGGGTTGCTGGCCGGTCCCGGAAACCAGCGCCAACCTGAACACCGCCCAAGTCGGCCACCTGGGGCTGCGCGACACCGAAATCGACGCCATCGTCGCCTTCCTGCTGACCCTGACCGACGGCTACCAGCCCTGA
- a CDS encoding chaperone modulator CbpM → MRENDILIGSLMEETWLTLEQVAAACRVEPDWLVRHIEEGLFPGSRGTAGIWRFSSAQLRRARRMRQVERDFDAVPELAALVADMLEELDELRARLDRARPR, encoded by the coding sequence ATGCGTGAGAACGACATCCTGATCGGCAGCCTGATGGAGGAAACCTGGCTGACCCTGGAACAAGTGGCGGCCGCCTGCCGGGTCGAACCGGACTGGCTGGTGCGCCATATCGAGGAAGGTTTATTTCCCGGTAGCCGGGGCACGGCGGGGATTTGGCGGTTTTCCAGCGCCCAGTTGCGCCGGGCGCGGCGGATGCGGCAAGTGGAGCGCGATTTCGACGCCGTGCCGGAACTGGCGGCCCTGGTCGCCGATATGCTGGAAGAATTGGATGAACTCCGGGCGCGGCTGGACCGCGCCCGCCCACGTTGA
- a CDS encoding nucleotidyltransferase domain-containing protein, with amino-acid sequence MNTQPDFSLLLETARPQLSGHGERLLSGAGSGYSESDWAWLIRQALDHGTAGLLCHHMAALGAASGDMAAACQTYLETCAASFASGLGELRELLDKLEVAGVDAMPIKGPGLACRVYANPELRRFRDLDLLIRPAHRDAALTVLAALGYRGTLEDLPPSRLRDYHEYNGQDILFAPDRTPLEPHWALAPWTFCAGIDVDALFARTVEFEAPGLGRVRGLSPEDTLLVAAVHGSKEEWSRLIWLSDIAAIFAAWPMLDARLALERATACGCRRMLLLAVLLAQRLVGAEVPIHLVEQALADPAIPGLAAHVERNLPLSQGETRDVFRLTRFRWRVRERVADRIRYGLRTLLTPRVPHFRMLALPDRLAFLYPVARIVIDVIILPIWRIWKRIRRVDCP; translated from the coding sequence TTGAATACCCAGCCCGACTTCTCGCTCCTGCTCGAAACCGCCCGCCCGCAACTGTCCGGCCACGGGGAGCGCTTGTTGTCCGGGGCGGGTTCGGGCTATTCGGAATCCGACTGGGCTTGGCTGATACGCCAAGCCCTTGATCACGGCACCGCCGGTCTCTTATGCCACCATATGGCGGCGCTCGGGGCGGCCTCCGGGGACATGGCTGCGGCTTGCCAAACCTATCTCGAAACCTGCGCGGCCTCGTTCGCCTCCGGCTTGGGGGAATTACGCGAATTGCTCGACAAGCTTGAAGTGGCCGGTGTCGATGCGATGCCGATCAAAGGGCCGGGGCTCGCCTGCCGGGTCTATGCCAATCCTGAGTTACGCCGTTTCCGCGATCTCGACCTGTTGATCCGCCCCGCGCACCGGGACGCCGCCTTGACCGTGCTCGCGGCGCTCGGGTATCGCGGCACCCTGGAAGACCTGCCGCCCAGCCGCCTGCGCGATTACCATGAGTACAACGGCCAGGACATTTTGTTCGCCCCCGACCGCACCCCGCTTGAACCCCACTGGGCCTTGGCACCCTGGACCTTTTGCGCCGGGATCGATGTGGATGCGTTGTTCGCCCGGACGGTCGAATTCGAAGCGCCGGGGCTGGGCCGGGTACGGGGGCTGTCGCCCGAGGACACGCTGCTCGTGGCCGCGGTGCATGGCTCGAAGGAGGAGTGGTCGCGGCTGATCTGGCTGAGCGACATCGCGGCTATTTTTGCCGCTTGGCCGATGCTCGATGCGCGGTTGGCGCTGGAACGTGCGACCGCCTGCGGTTGCCGACGCATGCTGCTGCTGGCGGTGCTGCTGGCCCAGAGGCTGGTCGGTGCCGAGGTGCCTATCCACCTCGTCGAGCAAGCGCTGGCCGACCCGGCGATCCCCGGCCTGGCGGCGCACGTCGAGCGCAACCTGCCGCTTTCCCAAGGCGAAACCCGCGACGTGTTCCGGCTAACCCGTTTCCGCTGGCGCGTGCGCGAGCGCGTCGCCGACCGTATACGCTACGGCCTACGTACGCTATTGACCCCGCGTGTGCCGCATTTCCGCATGCTGGCCCTGCCTGATCGGCTAGCTTTTCTTTATCCCGTCGCCCGTATCGTTATAGATGTGATCATCCTGCCTATCTGGCGTATTTGGAAGCGGATAAGGCGGGTGGATTGTCCATAG
- the trxC gene encoding thioredoxin TrxC, protein MNDKLHLVCPHCHAVNRVPAEKLGHGPNCGHCHRPLFTGHPVELNAATFAQHIGRNDIPVLVDFWAPWCGPCKMMAPYFVQAAGLLEPQVRLAKLDTQAEPGLGSEHGILSIPTLALFQGGREVARQAGAMGTRDIVAWVRSHL, encoded by the coding sequence ATGAACGACAAACTGCATTTGGTCTGCCCGCACTGCCACGCGGTGAACCGGGTTCCCGCCGAGAAACTCGGGCACGGACCCAACTGCGGGCACTGCCACCGGCCCTTGTTCACCGGCCATCCGGTGGAACTAAACGCCGCCACCTTCGCCCAGCATATCGGGCGCAACGATATTCCGGTGCTGGTGGATTTCTGGGCACCCTGGTGCGGACCCTGCAAGATGATGGCCCCTTATTTCGTCCAGGCGGCGGGGCTGTTGGAACCCCAGGTCCGGCTCGCCAAGCTCGACACCCAGGCGGAACCGGGTTTGGGGTCCGAGCATGGCATCCTCAGCATTCCCACCCTGGCCTTATTCCAGGGCGGGCGGGAAGTGGCCCGGCAAGCGGGGGCGATGGGTACCCGCGATATCGTGGCCTGGGTGCGCTCGCATCTTTGA
- a CDS encoding DnaJ C-terminal domain-containing protein, producing MQFKDYYQTLGVARTATAADIKKAFRKLARKYHPDVSKEKDAEQRMQELNEAYTVLSDPEKRAAYDQVGRGYQPGQDFRPPPDWDAGFEFAGQGSGPGEAADFSDFFSELFGRRSRSGGGFGKRGDGFRAAGADHHSKVMLDLEDAFRGATRRVSLRAPRLDGQGHLVMDNRDLTVKIPKGIRAGQTIRLAGQGAPGSGGAAAGDLLLEVHFQPHPRFRVAGGDLHLDLPVAPWEAALGAVIAVEMPDGPLKVRIPAGAQSGQVLRVRGKGIPSQPPGDLLIAIRVVLPPADSPKARELYERMARELAFDPRQHGSHDHA from the coding sequence ATGCAGTTCAAGGATTATTACCAGACCCTCGGGGTGGCGCGGACGGCCACGGCAGCCGACATCAAAAAAGCCTTCCGCAAGCTGGCCCGCAAATACCACCCGGACGTTTCCAAGGAAAAGGACGCCGAACAGCGCATGCAGGAACTGAACGAAGCCTACACGGTGCTATCCGATCCCGAAAAACGCGCCGCCTACGACCAAGTCGGGCGCGGCTACCAACCGGGCCAGGATTTCCGGCCGCCGCCGGACTGGGACGCCGGTTTCGAATTCGCGGGCCAGGGGTCCGGGCCGGGCGAGGCGGCGGATTTCAGCGACTTCTTCTCCGAATTATTCGGGCGCAGGAGCCGTAGCGGCGGCGGTTTCGGCAAACGCGGCGACGGCTTCCGGGCGGCGGGCGCGGACCATCACTCCAAGGTGATGCTGGACCTGGAAGACGCCTTCCGCGGCGCGACCCGGCGGGTTTCTCTGCGGGCGCCGCGCTTGGACGGCCAGGGCCATCTGGTCATGGATAACCGCGACCTGACCGTGAAGATTCCCAAGGGCATCCGCGCCGGACAAACCATCCGCCTGGCGGGCCAGGGCGCGCCCGGCAGCGGCGGCGCGGCGGCGGGGGATTTGCTGTTGGAAGTGCATTTCCAGCCCCATCCCCGGTTCCGGGTGGCGGGCGGGGATTTGCACCTCGATTTGCCGGTCGCGCCCTGGGAAGCGGCGCTGGGCGCGGTGATCGCGGTGGAGATGCCGGACGGTCCCTTGAAAGTCCGCATCCCGGCGGGGGCGCAGAGCGGCCAAGTCCTGCGCGTGCGCGGCAAGGGCATTCCCAGCCAGCCGCCGGGCGATTTGCTGATCGCCATCCGGGTGGTGCTACCGCCCGCCGACAGCCCCAAGGCGCGGGAGCTTTACGAGCGGATGGCCCGCGAACTCGCCTTCGATCCACGCCAGCACGGGAGCCACGACCATGCGTGA
- the cydP gene encoding cytochrome oxidase putative small subunit CydP produces the protein MPNPYKKTMRPRLGREIAYALGVKVLLLMALWWAVFRPQPGAAKPDVADLFQPGPLSPPHQENPHDFR, from the coding sequence ATGCCGAACCCATACAAAAAAACGATGCGGCCCCGCCTGGGACGGGAAATCGCCTACGCTCTAGGCGTCAAGGTCTTGCTGCTCATGGCCCTGTGGTGGGCGGTATTCAGGCCGCAGCCAGGAGCGGCCAAGCCCGATGTGGCGGACCTATTCCAACCCGGTCCCCTTTCCCCCCCACACCAGGAGAACCCCCATGATTTCCGGTGA
- a CDS encoding LysE family translocator, whose product MTDLIPPWPLFSTFLLAGLVLAITPGPGVLYIVTRSLVQGRLSGLASVAGVALGNLGNVLAAAVGLAALFAVSALAFSVVKYAGALYLVYLGLQMLRSSPVDNLAAMPAALPFWRIFRDGFVVALLNPKTTVFFAAFLPQFLDPGISIPLQCVTLGSLFVMIAAITDSGYALAASAVAPVLRGGVLRHAGRKFGGGMFIGLGIFTALLTGPRKAVE is encoded by the coding sequence ATGACCGATCTCATTCCACCTTGGCCTTTGTTCTCCACATTCCTGCTCGCGGGCTTGGTCCTCGCCATCACGCCTGGACCCGGAGTGTTGTACATCGTGACGCGCAGCCTTGTGCAAGGGCGTCTTTCCGGGTTGGCGTCGGTCGCGGGGGTTGCCCTCGGCAACCTTGGCAATGTGCTGGCCGCTGCGGTGGGGCTTGCCGCTTTATTCGCGGTGTCTGCGCTAGCGTTTTCCGTGGTCAAGTATGCGGGCGCGTTATACCTTGTATATCTTGGTCTACAGATGCTCCGCTCTTCCCCGGTCGATAATCTGGCGGCTATGCCTGCCGCGCTGCCATTCTGGCGTATTTTCCGGGATGGCTTCGTGGTCGCGTTGCTTAACCCGAAAACCACGGTATTTTTCGCCGCATTCCTGCCACAGTTCCTGGACCCTGGCATATCGATTCCGCTTCAGTGCGTGACGTTGGGTTCCCTCTTCGTGATGATCGCCGCGATAACCGACAGTGGCTACGCCTTGGCAGCCAGCGCGGTCGCGCCTGTATTGCGCGGTGGTGTTCTTCGCCACGCTGGGCGCAAGTTTGGCGGCGGGATGTTCATCGGTCTTGGCATATTCACCGCGTTATTGACGGGGCCGCGCAAGGCCGTGGAGTAA
- a CDS encoding tail fiber domain-containing protein, protein MSKSVSDIHPNESALADHPAPLSAEDRRDFLKRAGRYAVGAPAAVLLLQAASIPARADAYGPPVSTTLIPGPSDRRLKTDIVREGTLPNGLALYSFRYTWSQQRFVGVMADEVEAVKPQAVSIHRTGYKMVDYSAALN, encoded by the coding sequence ATGAGCAAGAGCGTATCAGATATACATCCGAATGAATCGGCTCTCGCTGATCATCCCGCCCCCCTCAGTGCGGAGGATCGGCGTGACTTCCTCAAGCGTGCTGGCCGCTACGCGGTGGGCGCACCGGCAGCCGTATTGCTGCTCCAAGCCGCGAGCATCCCTGCCAGGGCCGATGCCTACGGCCCGCCCGTGTCGACGACCCTCATTCCAGGGCCGAGCGACCGCCGCCTGAAGACCGACATCGTGCGCGAAGGCACATTGCCGAACGGTCTGGCGCTCTATTCGTTCCGCTATACCTGGAGCCAGCAGCGCTTCGTTGGTGTGATGGCGGATGAAGTCGAGGCCGTCAAGCCCCAGGCCGTGTCGATCCATCGGACCGGCTACAAGATGGTCGACTATTCGGCTGCACTCAACTGA